In the genome of Pseudorca crassidens isolate mPseCra1 chromosome 14, mPseCra1.hap1, whole genome shotgun sequence, one region contains:
- the LRRTM1 gene encoding leucine-rich repeat transmembrane neuronal protein 1 yields the protein MDFLLLGLCLYWLLRRPSGVVLCLLGACFQMLPAAPSGCPQLCRCEGRLLYCEALNLTEAPHNLSGLLGLSLRYNSLSELRAGQFTGLMQLTWLYLDHNHICSVQGDAFQKLRRVKELTLSSNQITQLANTTFRPMPNLRSVDLSYNKLQALAPDLFHGLRKLTTLHMRANAIQFVPVRIFQDCRSLKFLDIGYNQLKSLARNSFAGLFKLTELHLEHNDLVKVNFAHFPRLISLHSLCLRRNKVAIVVSSLDWVWNLEKMDLSGNEIEYMEPHVFETVPHLQSLQLDSNRLTYIEPRILNSWKSLTSVTLAGNLWDCGRNVCALASWLSNFQGRYDGNLQCASPEYAQGEDVLDAVYAFHLCEEGAEPTSGHLLSAVTNRSDLGSPAGPATTLADGREGQPDSTPELATVALPGGEHAENAVQIHKVVTGTMALIFSFLIVVLVLYVSWKCFPASLRQLRQCFVTQRRKQKQKQTMHQMAAMSAQEYYVDYKPNHIEGALVIINEYGSCTCHQQPARECEV from the coding sequence ATGGATTTCCTGCTGCTCGGTCTCTGTCTATACTGGCTGCTGAGGAGGCCCTCGGGGGTGGTCTTGTGTTTGCTGGGGGCCTGCTTTCAGATGCTGCCCGCCGCCCCCAGCGGGTGCCCGCAGCTGTGCCGGTGCGAGGGGCGGCTGCTGTACTGCGAGGCGCTCAACCTCACCGAGGCGCCCCACAACCTGTCCGGCCTGCTGGGCTTGTCCCTGCGCTACAACAGCCTCTCGGAGCTGCGCGCCGGCCAGTTCACGGGGTTAATGCAGCTCACGTGGCTCTATCTGGATCACAATCACATCTGCTCGGTGCAGGGGGACGCCTTTCAGAAACTGCGCCGAGTTAAGGAACTCACACTGAGTTCCAACCAGATCACCCAACTGGCCAACACCACCTTCCGGCCCATGCCCAACCTGCGCAGCGTGGACCTCTCGTACAACAAGCTGCAGGCGCTCGCGCCCGATCTCTTCCACGGGCTGCGGAAGCTCACCACGCTGCACATGCGGGCCAACGCCATCCAGTTCGTGCCCGTGCGCATCTTCCAGGACTGCCGCAGCCTCAAGTTTCTCGACATCGGATACAATCAGCTCAAGAGTCTGGCGCGCAACTCTTTCGCCGGCTTGTTCAAGCTCACCGAGCTGCACCTGGAGCACAACGACTTGGTCAAGGTGAACTTTGCCCACTTCCCCCGCCTCATCTCCCTGCACTCGCTCTGCCTGAGGAGGAACAAGGTGGCCATTGTGGTCAGCTCACTGGACTGGGTATGGAACCTGGAGAAAATGGACCTGTCGGGCAACGAGATCGAGTACATGGAGCCCCATGTGTTCGAGACCGTGCCACACCTCCAGTCCCTGCAGCTGGACTCCAACCGTCTCACCTACATCGAGCCCCGTATCCTCAACTCCTGGAAGTCGCTGACGAGCGTCACCCTGGCCGGGAACCTCTGGGACTGTGGGCGCAACGTGTGCGCCCTGGCTTCGTGGCTCAGCAACTTCCAGGGGCGCTACGATGGCAACTTGCAGTGCGCCAGCCCCGAGTACGCACAGGGCGAGGACGTCCTGGACGCAGTGTACGCTTTCCACCTGTGTGAGGAGGGGGCCGAGCCCACCAGCGGCCACCTGCTCTCCGCCGTCACCAACCGCAGCGACCTGGGATCCCCCGCCGGCCCGGCCACCACTCTCGCTGACGGCAGGGAGGGGCAGCCCGACAGCACGCCTGAGCTGGCTACCGTGGCCCTCCCCGGCGGCGAACACGCCGAGAACGCTGTGCAGATTCACAAGGTGGTCACCGGTACCATGGccctcattttctccttcctcatcGTGGTCCTGGTGCTCTATGTCTCTTGGAAGTGCTTCCCAGCCAGTCTCAGGCAGCTCAGACAGTGCTTTGTGACGCAGCGCAGGAAGCAAAAGCAGAAACAGACCATGCATCAGATGGCTGCCATGTCTGCCCAGGAATACTACGTTGATTACAAACCGAACCACATTGAGGGAGCCCTGGTCATCATCAACGAGTATGGCTCGTGTACCTGCCACCAGCAGCCCGCCAGGGAATGCGAGGTGTGA